Proteins encoded by one window of Lathyrus oleraceus cultivar Zhongwan6 chromosome 1, CAAS_Psat_ZW6_1.0, whole genome shotgun sequence:
- the LOC127087398 gene encoding uncharacterized protein LOC127087398, with protein sequence MAGEQHSDHSRPLVNYNTDDSPPSHEADVRDGHPSTPSPEPQNNGDASHAHNLGAETFHPIPVPVEGDAVMIAMVNALNQAGSMLHQQHERIMALEAERQEARPQPVSRIQQRSEPTKKRGRRSPEPHVSRARARRDGGRARTSPRRGHSPDNNELSPLRSDEEDLHCPLSRAIMEAPLPKGMEKPPNLAVYDGTTDPDDHVDNVNAMLDYRNDITGHLKCRLFSTTLRKGAMAWYKSLAPESITSWRVMRSMFTRHFTASRRHPKTEATLEAIVQKKNETLRSYIERFNQEAVEVDTTEHMKKYLLERGLLPGSELSRAVGIEPPRTLNELLHKAQAYIRYEEKQVAHNARSGRNAGETEHSKREDTSISRRNGDKRREERPRELREGRGPAGRYSEYTLLTAPRERILAECINSEFKQGRVRFPKPSAPKPHTDKSKYCRFHRSHGHVTEDCVHLKDAIEILIQEGHLKQYTRKNEAPRHDEPEKKRPQEDTPPDNSPHQVALCVSRPEDFFLPEPLPEGKITALSPWENFPTTLVISGGGTNGESAALSVKRKFDELLLAAPEQKATLTKYRGKSNPISFFLEELPGGSPNSGIPLLIRAKMAQFDVRRILVDQGSSVDIMYVHLFKTLKLDKTNLAPYVGSDLQGFNGATTRPWGYVELLVTFGEQETAREVKTQFLVVDCPSLYNCIFGRPTLAELTAVPSTVHLKMKYYTKLGRVVTIHGDIEAARRCYDAAVKGQAVVSTKSNNKKLKTEDPARGVNAIDLDCRIGLDETEEGRFPKERSLEHPVRPIPDGEFELIPLGDDPERTVKIGKGLPEETREELVACLKENSDLFAWNAAEMPGLDPEIACHKLALDRAAKPIAQRRRKQSPEKAEAAERAVKDLLEANFISEAQYTTWLSNVVLVKKNNGKWRMCVDYTDLNRACPKDAFPLPNIDSLVDNSAGFKLLSFMDAYSGYNQIPMSPADKKHTAFMTPTGNYYYNVMPFGLKNAGATYQRMMNKVFKDEIGDMLEVYMDDMIVKSHE encoded by the coding sequence ATGGCCGGAGAACAACATAGCGATCACAGCCGTCCCCTCGTCAACTACAATACGGACGACAGCCCGCCATCCCATGAAGCGGACGTTCGGGACGGTCATCCATCCACCCCGTCTCCAGAGCCCCAAAACAACGGAGATGCCTCTCACGCCCACAATTTAGGGGCAGAGACATTTCATCCCATTCCCGTTCCCGTTGAAGGAGACGCCGTGATGATTGCCATGGTGAATGCCCTCAATCAGGCCGGTTCTATGCTCCACCAGCAGCACGAACGAATCATGGCCCTCGAAGCCGAACGACAAGAGGCCCGGCCCCAGCCGGTGAGTAGGATACAACAACGTTCGGAGCCAACGAAGAAGCGAGGACGTCGCTCTCCAGAACCCCACGTCAGCAGGGCACGCGCTCGTCGTGACGGTGGTCGAGCGAGAACATCACCAAGGCGCGGGCACAGCCCCGACAACAACGAACTGTCTCCCTTAAGGAGCGACGAGGAAGATTTGCATTGCCCCCTATCTCGGGCAATAATGGAAGCCCCGCTCCCCAAAGGCATGGAGAAACCACCAAATCTAGCTGTGTACGACGGGACTACAGATCCCGACGATCACGTCGACAACGTCAACGCGATGCTCGACTACCGCAATGATATAACCGGGCACCTCAAATGCCGACTGTTCTCAACGACCCTCAGGAAAGGGGCCATGGCTTGGTACAAAAGCTTGGCCCCTGAGTCCATTACATCATGGAGAGTCATGAGGTCCATGTTCACCAGGCACTTTACAGCTTCCCGTCGTCACCCCAAGACTGAGGCGACCCTTGAAGCCATAGtgcagaagaagaatgaaacACTGCGCTCATACATCGAGCGATTCAACCAAGAAGCTGTCGAGGTAGATACCACCGAGCACATGAAGAAGTATCTCCTCGAGAGAGGTCTCTTGCCCGGCAGTGAACTTAGCAGAGCCGTGGGGATCGAGCCTCCCCGCACCTTAAACGAACTCCTGCATAAAGCCCAGGCCTACATCAGATACGAGGAAAAGCAGGTGGCACACAATGCCCGCAGCGGACGTAACGCTGGGGAGACCGAGCACTCAAAACGCGAGGACACGAGCATTTCCCGTCGCAACGGAGACAAACGAAGAGAAGAAAGACCTCGCGAGCTCCGGGAAGGAAGAGGCCCCGCGGGCAGATATAGCGAGTACACCTTACTGACAGCTCCTCGAGAGCGCATCCTCGCAGAATGTATCAACTCTGAATTTAAGCAGGGCAGGGTCAGGTTCCCAAAACCGTCTGCACCAAAGCCCCACACCGACAAATCAAAGTACTGCCGGTTCCACAGAAGTCACGGGCACGTGACCGAAGACTGCGTCCACCTGAAGGATGCGATAGAAATTTTAATCCAAGAGGGGCACCTGAAGCAGTATACGAGGAAGAACGAAGCTCCCAGACACGACGAGCCAGAGAAGAAGAGACCCCAGGAAGACACACCCCCTGACAACTCTCCCCATCAAGTGGCCCTCTGCGTGTCACGACCGGAAGATTTCTTCCTCCCCGAACCATTGCCCGAGGGCAAGATCACTGCACTCAGCCCCTGGGAAAACTTCCCTACCACACTGGTGATATCAGGAGGAGGAACTAACGGGGAATCCGCGGCCCTCTCCGTCAAACGTAAGTTCGACGAACTCCTACTGGCTGCCCCCGAGCAGAAAGCGACATTGACAAAATACCGGGGAAAATCCAACCCAATATCCTTCTTCCTGGAGGAACTCCCGGGCGGATCCCCGAACTCGGGCATCCCGCTATTGATAAGGGCAAAGATGGCCCAATTCGACGTACGACGCATCCTGGTCGACCAAGGCAGCTCAGTGGATATCATGTACGTCCACCTTTTCAAGACCCTGAAGCTAGACAAGACCAACTTAGCCCCCTACGTCGGATCAGATCTCCAAGGATTCAACGGAGCAACAACCAGACCGTGGGGATATGTTGAGCTCCTCGTCACCTTCGGCGAACAAGAAACGGCCAGGGAAGTCAAAACCCAATTCCTGGTCGTAGACTGTCCGTCTCTCTACAATTGCATCTTTGGACGCCCGACACTGGCCGAACTCACCGCGGTCCCATCCACCGTCCACCTGAAGATGAAATACTACACCAAATTGGGACGTGTGGTCACCATCCATGGTGACATCGAAGCAGCCCGGCGATGCTACGACGCCGCAGTAAAAGGACAGGCCGTAGTCAGCACGAAGAGCAACAACAAAAAACTCAAGACCGAGGATCCTGCCCGAGGAGTCAACGCCATCGACCTCGACTGTCGCATCGGGCTGGACGAGACCGAAGAGGGGAGGTTCCCCAAGGAACGCTCTCTCGAACACCCGGTCCGACCAATCCCCGACGGGGAGTTCGAACTCATTCCTCTTGGGGACGATCCGGAAAGGACGGTGAAAATAGGTAAGGGACTACCCGAGGAAACAAGAGAAGAGCTAGTAGCATGCCTCAAAGAGAACTCCGACCTCTTCGCGTGGAATGCCGCAGAAATGCCCGGGCTGGACCCCGAGATCGCGTGTCATAAGCTAGCTTTAGACCGGGCAGCCAAGCCCATAGCACAGCGTAGACGCAAGCAATCGCCCGAAAAGGCAGAGGCTGCCGAGCGAGCTGTAAAAGACCTCTTAGAGGCAAATTTTATTTCTGAAGCCCAGTACACAACCTGGCTCTCTAATGTAGTCCTCgttaagaaaaataatggaaaatggcgtatgtgtgttgattatactgATCTTAATAGGGCTTGCCCGAAAGATGCTTTCCCCCTCCCTAATATAGACTCGCTCGTTGACAACTCTGCAGGTTTTAAACTCTTGTCCTTCATGGACGCATATAGTGGATACAACCAGATCCCTATGTCGCCCGCAGACAAGAAACACACAGCGTTCATGACCCCAACGGGCAATTACTATTACAACGTGATGCCGTTCGGGCTCAAGAACGCTGGCGCTACATACCAACGCATGATGAACAAAGTCTTCAAGGACGAAATAGGGGACATGCTCGAAGTGTACATGGACGACATGATCGTCAAATCACACGAGTAG